A genome region from Gadus chalcogrammus isolate NIFS_2021 chromosome 5, NIFS_Gcha_1.0, whole genome shotgun sequence includes the following:
- the LOC130383255 gene encoding pancreatic secretory granule membrane major glycoprotein GP2-like, with the protein MRAVGLVWCACLGLGLMKATSANSLSEPEDQELNETVVCTNNRMDVLIPKAFFLNKVPPVYVWDLHLNEPACRGVETGEDYVFSIKNNLSDCGTVMAYDDTHIMFSNTIRNNDSDIVTRNYINITFVCRYPKNYMVQQPDGENLVRVDIRTITLTTEDGNFSVSMLLYKDRAFEDRWTTVPSLTLEDDIFVKIFMIPAHLTLRTERCWATPTSDPYSNIQYTFIKDSCPLLSNQQTLSVLRNGQGPEAMFRIQMFKFVGRSYTDVFLHCNVQICHSTPGLCQPNCSTTEDGLERSRRDISLSHTVSYGPIRRLLGESDQPNINAGALPSVGTLVLGGLLVAVLLVTGLLGRLWLRSRRSYPAREAQLTLSNIHHISEVAS; encoded by the exons atgAGAGCTGTGGGCTTAGTGTGGTGCGCCTGCTTGGGGCTGGGCCTGATGAAGGCCACCTCGGCCAACTCTCTATCGGAGCCTGAAGACCAAG AACTCAACGAGACAGTGGTGTGCACCAACAACCGCATGGACGTTCTCATCCCCAAGGCCTTCTTCCTCAACAAGGTCCCCCCTGTTTAC gtctgggattTACATCTGAACGAGCCGGCGTGTCGGGGCGTGGAGACGGGAGAGGACTATGTGTTcagcatcaaaaacaacctctCGGACTGCGGGACGGTGATG GCATACGATGACACACACATCATGTTTAGCAACACAATCCGCAACAACGATTCGGACATCGTCACCAGGAACTACATCAACATCACCTTTGTGTGCCGCTACCCCAAAAACTACATGGTGCAGCAGCCCGACGGAGAGAACCTGGTCCGGGTGGACATCAG AACGATCACCCTGACCACGGAGGACGGGAACTTCTCTGTGTCCATGCTACTGTACAAGGACCGGGCCTTTGAGGACCGGTGGACCACGGTGCCCTCCCTGACCTTGGAGGACGACATCTTTGTCAAGATATTCATG ATCCCAGCTCACTTGACGCTGCGTACGGAGAGATGCTGGGCCACCCCCACCAGTGACCCTTACAGCAACATCCAGTACACCTTCATCAAGGACAG ctGCCCGTTGCTGTCCAACCAGCAGACCCTCTCGGTGCTGAGGAACGGCCAGGGTCCTGAGGCCATGTTCCGGATACAGATGTTCAAGTTTGTGGGCCGCTCATACACAGACGTCTTCCTCCACTGCAACGTCCAGATCTGCCACAGCACGCCGGGGCTCTGCCAgccg AACTGCTCTACTACGGAGGATGGCTTAGAGAGGTCGCGGAGAGACATCTCCCTGTCCCATACGGTATCCTATGGACCAATCAGACGACTGCTGGGAGAGAGCGACCAACCAAACATCA ACGCTGGAGCCCTGCCCTCTGTAGGAACCTTGGTCCTGGGGGGCCTCTTGGTGGCGGTGCTGCTGGTCACCGGGTTGTTGGGCCGGCTGTGGCTCCGGTCCAGGCGGTCCTACCCGGCCCGGGAGGCCCAGCTCACACTGTCCAACATCCACCACATCTCAGAGGTGGCCTCCTGA